From one Pan troglodytes isolate AG18354 chromosome 13, NHGRI_mPanTro3-v2.0_pri, whole genome shotgun sequence genomic stretch:
- the LOC100613167 gene encoding putative uncharacterized protein FLJ44553, with product MLEGVSNEFHHFGISLPLKICLHLGWDEGLVEGKVVRLGQGIGKSICSSCQLFEEAPTQMSTVPSGLPLPILMHLCLLPVCMAHLCPASPCYFGATPGSGKFCRLITYSHSSPQLAVSLRHRGREVGKDLPYPGLCPLTFHPSFFPPVEGGVSSLPGKLLSPQSIFFQILWLYSKSSLVL from the coding sequence ATGTTGGAAGGTGTCAGCAATGAATTTCATCACTTTGGTATTTCTCTACCTTTAAAGATATGTTTACATTTGGGGTGGGATGAAGGTTTGGTGGAGGGGAAGGTGGTTAGGTTGGGCCAAGGTATTGGGAAATCCATTTGTTCCTCATGTCAGCTGTTTGAGGAGgcaccaacccagatgtccacaGTTCCTTCTGGCCTTCCTTTACCGATACTGATGCACCTGTGCCTCCTTCCTGTTTGCATGGCCCATTTGTGCCCAGCATCTCCCTGCTATTTTGGGGCCACTCCAGGGTCTGGGAAGTTCTGTAGGCTTATAACATACAGTCATTCTTCTCCCCAGCTTGCTGTCTCCCTGAGACACAGAGGTAGAGAAGTAGGAAAGGACCTACCCTACCCAGGCCTTTGCCCTCTCACTTTTCATCCATCCTTCTTCCCACCAGTGGAGGGAGGTGTTTCTAGTCTTCCAGGGAAGCTCCTCTCTCCTCAAAGCATTTTCTTCCAAATACTTTGGCTTTATTCCAAATCCTCTCTAGTCCTCTGA